The DNA sequence ACAGGCGCTTGATGCCGGCACCCTCCATCAGACGCTCGATGTGTTTCTCCGATATCAGCGCCAGCCGATGGAAGTTGCGCAAACGCTCGAGCGTGACATCGAAGCCATCGATGATGGTCATTCAGATTATTCCTCCCGCTGCTACAGGCCCCGCGCCTCGAGAATAGTCACCGCGGGCAGTTCCTTGCCTTCGACAAATTCCAGGAAAGCCCCGCCGCCGGTGGAGGCATAGGAGATCCTGTCGGCCACCGCGAATTTTTCAAGCGCCGCGAGCGTATCGCCGCCACCGGCCAGTGAAAACGCCTGGCTCGCGGCCACCGCCTCGGCAATCGCGCGGGTACCCCCCGCAAATTGTTCAAGCTCGAACACCCCGACCGGACCATTCCACAATATGGTACCGGCGTCCGTGAGCATCGTCGCAAATTGCGCAGCGGTACGCGGGCCGATGTCGAGGATCATCTCCGTGGGTTCGATCCCCGCCACCTCGCATACCCGCGCCGGCGCGTCTTCAGCGAGCGCCTGCGCGACCACCACATCCACCGGCAGCGGTATCGAGGTTTTTTTCATCAGGCGCCGCGCCTGTTCCAGCAGTTCCGCTTCGTGCAGGGATTTGCCGATCGGCAGGCCCGCCGCCGCAAGAAAGGTATTGGCTATTCCACCCCCGACGATGAGCTGATCGACCTTCTCGCTCAAGGTCTCGAGAACGGTCAGCTTGGTCGAGACCTTGGAGCCTCCGACGATGGCCACCAGGGGTCGTGCCGGATGCTCGAGCGCCTTGCGCAGCGCGCGCAGTTCCCCCGCAAGCAGCGGGCCCGCACACGCGATCGGCGCAAAGCGCGCCACGCCATGGGTCGAGGCCTCGGCGCGATGCGCGGTCGCGAAAGCATCCATCACGTAGATATCGCACAGCGCAGCCATGCGCCGTGACAGCGCCTCGTCATCCTGCTTCTCGCCCTGGTTGAAGCGCACGTTCTCGCACAGCACCAGGTCGCCCTCGGCAAGCTCGACGCCATCCAGCCATTCGCGCACCAGCGGCACCTCGCGACCCAGCAGTTCGCCCAACCGCCGCGCCACCGGTGCGAGGCTGAAAGGTGCGTTGTCGGCGGCGCTGGCACCCGCCTTGGGCCGGCCGAGATGCGACATCACCATCAGCCTGGCGCCCTGTTCGAGCGCCAGGCGCAGCGTCGGCAACGCCGCGAGCAGCCGCGCGTCGCTGCTCACCCGGCCATCCTTGAGCGGAACGTTGAGATCCTCCCGGATCAGCACGCGCTTGCCACGCAGGTCGAATTCGGTCATCAGCTTCAGGGGCATCGCTGCCGATCTCCTCGCCGAGCAGTCCCGGCTTCAGTGCTTTGCCGCCCAATATAGCGCGACATCGAGCATGCGGTTCGCATATCCCCATTCATTGTCGAACCAGGTCAAGACTTTGAGCAGTCGCCGGCCACCGACCCGGGTCTGGGAGGCATCCACTATGCCCGAGCGCGGGTCATGGTTGAAATCACAGGAGGCCAGCGGCTCCTCGGTATAGCCGAGGATTCCCGCGAGCGCTCCCTGCGCGGCCTCGCGCAGGATCGTGTTGACTTCGGCGCCCGTGGTATCGCGCCGTACCACCACCGAGAGGTCGATGGCCGAGACATTCAGCGTCGGGACCCGCATCGCCTGTGCTTCGAAGCGCCCCGCAAGGCGCGGCAGTATGCGTCCGATGCCGGCGGCCAGACCGGTATCGACCGGGATGATCGATTGCAGCGCCGCTCGGGTCTTGCGCAGATCGGTGTGGTGATACGCGTCGAGCACCGGCTGGTCGTTCATGGCCGAGTGAATCGTGGTGATGACGCCGCTGTCGACACCGAGTGCGCGATCGAGCACGTCGATGACCGGCACGATGCAGTTGGTACTGCAGGAGGCAGCCGAAATGACCGTCTGGGCGGCACCAAGCCCGTGGTGATTGATGCCATAGACCACCGTGGCATCGATATCGGCGCCCGCGGGCTGCGAGAACAGCACCCGGCGCGCACCGCGCTCGATATGTGCCTGGGCGTGTGCCCGCGAGGAAAAGCTGCCGCTGCACTCGAACACTAGGTCGATGCCGGCAGCATTCCATTCGAGCAGTTCCACGGCTTCGATACCGCTCACCGCAATGGCCCGGCCGTCGATGAGCAGCCCCCGCGGATACACTTCCACGGTGCCGGGGAAGCGCCCATGCGTGGTGTCGTAGCGCGTGAGATAGGCCATCGTGTCGAGGTTCGCTAGCTCGTTGATCGCGACGATATCGAGCGTTCCGCCCAGGCCACGCTCGCACGCCGCCCGCAGCAGGCAGCGCCCGATCCTGCCATAGCCATTGATTGCCGCGCGTATGCTCATTGGCGATTCCCGAACCGTGGCCGTGATGCCCCACCCCCCGCCAGGCGACAACGTGTTCAGGAGTCCAGCATTTCCTGCACCACCGCTACCACGTGTTCGATGCTGAATCCGTAGAGCTTCATCAACTCGTCGGCGGGCGCTGAGGCGCCGAAATCCCGCATCCCGATCACGCGGCCGTCGAGGCCGACATATTTGTACCAGTAGTCGGCATGCGCGGCCTCGATCGCCACCCGTGCGCGCACCGAGGAGGGCAGCACGGCCTCGCGCCAGGCCGGTTCCTGGGCATCGAAACGATCACAGCTCGGCATCGATACCACCCGCACCCGGCGCCCGTCCGCATTGAATTGCTGCGCGGCAGTGCGCGCGAGCGCCAGCTCGGAGCCGGTGGCGATCAGGATTGCCTCGGGCACGCCGTCGCAGTCCTCGAGCACATAGCCACCGCGCGCAATCGCCGCGAGTTGCTCAGGAGTGCGCGGCTGGTGCGCCAGATTCTGGCGCGAGAAAACCAGCGCACTCGGCCCTGACTGATTGAGCAGCGCCTGCTGCCAGGCCACCGCAGACTCCACCGCGTCTCCGGGGCGCCACACCGCCAGCCGCGGCGTGCCACGCAGATTGGCCAGTTGCTCGATCGGCTGGTGCGTCGGTCCGTCCTCGCCGAGCCCGATGGAGTCATGGGTATACACGTAGATCACCGGCGCTCCCATCAATGCCGCAAGGCGCACGGCGT is a window from the Gammaproteobacteria bacterium genome containing:
- a CDS encoding phosphoglycerate kinase yields the protein MPLKLMTEFDLRGKRVLIREDLNVPLKDGRVSSDARLLAALPTLRLALEQGARLMVMSHLGRPKAGASAADNAPFSLAPVARRLGELLGREVPLVREWLDGVELAEGDLVLCENVRFNQGEKQDDEALSRRMAALCDIYVMDAFATAHRAEASTHGVARFAPIACAGPLLAGELRALRKALEHPARPLVAIVGGSKVSTKLTVLETLSEKVDQLIVGGGIANTFLAAAGLPIGKSLHEAELLEQARRLMKKTSIPLPVDVVVAQALAEDAPARVCEVAGIEPTEMILDIGPRTAAQFATMLTDAGTILWNGPVGVFELEQFAGGTRAIAEAVAASQAFSLAGGGDTLAALEKFAVADRISYASTGGGAFLEFVEGKELPAVTILEARGL
- a CDS encoding erythrose-4-phosphate dehydrogenase; protein product: MSIRAAINGYGRIGRCLLRAACERGLGGTLDIVAINELANLDTMAYLTRYDTTHGRFPGTVEVYPRGLLIDGRAIAVSGIEAVELLEWNAAGIDLVFECSGSFSSRAHAQAHIERGARRVLFSQPAGADIDATVVYGINHHGLGAAQTVISAASCSTNCIVPVIDVLDRALGVDSGVITTIHSAMNDQPVLDAYHHTDLRKTRAALQSIIPVDTGLAAGIGRILPRLAGRFEAQAMRVPTLNVSAIDLSVVVRRDTTGAEVNTILREAAQGALAGILGYTEEPLASCDFNHDPRSGIVDASQTRVGGRRLLKVLTWFDNEWGYANRMLDVALYWAAKH